The nucleotide sequence CATCCGCCAGAACATCGGCGCCGCAAGTCTGAAGGCCAATGCAGTAGGCGGGGTTATGAGGTCGCAGCGCGAGGTCGCCATGGCCGAGGAGTACGTTGAGCGCCTGAGCATTCGGACGCCGACCATCTACACAACGGCTTCGGATCTCTCGGGCGGGAACCAGCAGAAGGTGCTGCTGGCGAAGTGGCTGGCGATCCATCCGCGGCTACTGATCGTCGATGAGCCGACACGCGGTGTGGATGTGGGTGCCAAGGCGGAAGTGCACTCGATCCTGCGTGGCCTGGCTCGCAGCGGTGTGGCAATCCTCATGATCTCCTCCGAGCTGCCCGAGATTCTGGGCGCCAGTGACCGCATTCTGGTCATGCACGAGGGGCGGCTCATGGGAGAGCTCAGCGCCGAGGAGGCCACGGAAGAGAAGATCATGTTCCTGGCCGCAGGCCGAGAAGAGTCCGAACAGGATGCCGGTGGAGGGCCCGAATCATGAGGATAGCAGCGACGATCCTGACGGTGATACTGACACTCGGTGCCGCCTGTGCACCGGCTGCCACGATCTACCCCGACCGATGGGTGTACGTGTCGCGGAATCTGAGCAACGATGCCCAGGTGGAGGAGATGCGCGCCATCATCGAGACGGCTGCCGCGCATGGCCTCAACGGGATGCTGTGGGCAGGTGGCCTGGACTCGATGGATCGGCGACCGCCGGAGTTCTTCCAGCGGCTGGAGCGCGTCAAGGCGATCTGCGCCGCCAACAAGATCGAGATCATCCCCATCATCTTCTCCGCCGGATACGGAGGCGGGGTGCTGGGGCATGACGCGAATCTCGCCGCCGGGCTCCCCGCGAAGGACCTGAAGTTTGTGGTTCACAAGGGCGAGGCGACGCTTGCGCCCGAGGCTCAGCCGAAGCTGGCCAACCCGGGGTTTGAGGACTTCCGCAACGGTGTCTTCACCGGGTTTGTGTTCCAGGACAAGCCGGGGCAGATCTCCTTCGTCGACCAGGAAGTGTATCACTCGGGCAAGGCTTCCCTGCGCTTCCAGAACTACGCGCCGGGAGACCCGCAGACCCAGCATGCCCGGGTGATGGCTGAGGTGAAGGTGCAGCCCTACGCGCCCTACCGCGTCAAGGTCTGGGTGAAAACCCAGGACTTCGGCCCGCGGGATACGCTGCGGATGCAGGTGTATGTTGGTTCGCGCAACATCGGGTCGGCGAACCTCGCCTCGGACCCGACGAGTGACTGGCGCGAGGTCGGCATGACCTTCAACGCAAGAGAAGCCGACACGGTGCGGATCTACGTCGGTGCCTGGGGAGCTGCGACGGGCAAGTTCTGGCTCGATGACCTCGGTGTCGAGGCCCAGGGACTGCGCTGCGTCCTGCGTCGGCCGGGGACGCCGGTGAAGGTCACCAGCGAAGACGGCAAGACGATCTATGAGGAAGGGCGCGACTTCGCCCCGATCGCTGACCCGCGACTGGGCGACTTCCGCGGGAATCATGACGATCCGCCCATCCGTCTACTTCCGGGCAGTCGCCTCCAGGAGGGTGACCGGCTCCGCGTCAGCTTCTACCACGGAGTGATGCCCAATGACGGCCAGGTGAGCGTCTGCATGTCCGAGCCGGCGCTCTACGAGTACTGGGCGCAGCAGGCGAAACTGATCCAGCAGCACCTGGCGCCGACCAAGTGGTTCTTCAGCATGGACGAGATTCGGGCCGGTGGAGCCTGCGAGGCCTGTAAGTCGCGGCATATGACCATGGGTCAGATCCTCGGCGACTGCATCACCCGCGAGGTGCAGATGGTGCGCGAGGTCTCGCCGGGCGCCAAGTGCTACGTGTGGTCGGATATGCTGGACCCGAACCACAACGCCCACGGCGACTACTACCTGGTGGACGGGGATTTCACCGGGTCGTGGGACTACATCCCGAAGGACGTCGTCATCGCCTGTTGGTACTTCCAGAAGCGTGCGGAGAGCCTGCGGTTCCTCTCCGAGCGCGGGTTCGAGACCCTCGCCGGCGCTTACTATGACGGCGACGACCTCGAGAACTGCAAGGGCTGGCTGGCGGCACTGGACGTGACGCCGAAGGCCCGCGGGATCATGTACACAAGCTGGCGCGATAAGTACGCCCTGCTTGGACCCTTCGGCGACCTGGTAAGCAAGCGGTAGAGACCGCACTCACAACTCTCGCCCACACGCACTCAATCCTACCAGTGGATCTCCCATGAATACGAAACCGACCGAACCCGAACTCCAGTCAGCGGCGCCGACGCCCGAGAAGGGCGGCGCAAGGAAGCTGCTCCTGAATGTGGCGGCAGTGCGTGAGGTAGCGACGCTACTCATCGTCATCGCCGTCGTCATCCTGTTCCACCTGAAGACCCTGCCCGTGAGGCCGACGGACCCGACACCTTCGGTGTTTCTGTGCACCAGCAACATCAAGGCCATGCTGGTGGGGATCAGCAGTGAGGCGATCCTCGTCGTCGGCATGGCCATCGTGATCGTCGGCGGCGGGTTCGACATCTCGGTCGGCTCCGTCCTGGCCCTGACCGGGCTGGTGACCGTACAGGTTCTGAAGGCCGGAGCACCACTGCCGGTCGGAATCCTGGCCGGCCTCGCTGCCGGGGGATTGTGCGGCTTGATCACCGGCTTACTGGTCGCCCGGGTCGGCATGAGTCCTCTGATCGCCAGCCTGGGCATGATGATGGCCATGCGAGGGCTGGTCACGGTCCACGTTCATACCTTCGGGGCGGCGTCGTCGAACGACTTGCCTGCGAGTTTCCTTCAACTGGGGCAGGCAAAGGTGTTCGACACGCAGGGGTTCTGGGTGATTGTCATCACCCTTGCCTGGGTGCTGATCGGAGACCTCCTACTGCGCAATCTGCGCTGGCTGCGCCAGGTCTACTACATCGGCGGGAATGAGAAGGCGGCGGCGCTGTCAGGGATCAACGTGCCCCGTGTCCGCGGAGCGACCTATGTGATCTGCGGGTTCGCTGCGGCTGTGGCGGGCATTCTGAACTCCGCACGCTTCGGGACCGCTACCTACGAGGCCGGGATGGGACTGGAGATGCAGGTCATGGCGGAGTGCGTGATTGGCGGCGCGAGCCTCGTCGGCGGCCAGGGAACGATCCTCGGGGCCTTCCTCGGCGTCGTTCTCGTCAACTGTATCAAGACCGGCCTTACGCAGATCGGCGTTCCGCCAGACTGGCAGTACGTGATCGTGGGCACCGCTCTGGTGTGTTTCGTCACCATCGACATCCTCATCGCCAAGCGACGCCGCGGTCAGTAGGACGAAGGTCGCGCAGGTCGGAGTATCCTGCTCAAGGCTGGAATGTGGTCGCTGCATGACGCAGTCACCCACTTAAGGGAGGAAAGCTCAATGCACACGTCCCACAAGGTCCTGCTCACGGCGATGGCCGCAGTGTTCGTGATGGCGGTCGTTCTTGGCGTCGGAGGGTGCTCGAAGCCGTCGACGGAACCGGCGACCGAACCGGGGATGCAGCCACCCTCGGAGACCGCAAACGAGGCGGCAGCACCGGCGACGTCGGGCGCTCAGTACAAGATCTGCATCTCGTCTCGGCCCGGGCAGTGGAACCTCGACGAGCGCGAGCGGGGCTACCGCGAGACCCTCGCCAAGGAGTTCCCCAGCATCACCGTTCTGCAGACGATCGACGATGAGACCAAGTACAGCGTCGGCGAGCAGAAGTCCAGCGCGATTATCTCCGCGAACCCCGACGTCGCAGGCTTCGCGGGCGTGAATGCCGCCAGCGGCCCCGGGATTGCTGCGGCTGTGACGGCTGCTGGCAAGGCAGGGCAGATCAAGGTCGTGGCGATGGATGCCGACTCGGCCATCCTGGACAAGATCCAGGCGGGCGTCATCACCGCCTCCGTCGCCCAGCGGCAGTACTACATGAGCTATGTGGGCGTGAAGTACCTGTACGGGCTCGTGCACGGGAAGTTCCGCAAGCCGGGCGATGCCTCGAAGCCCGGCCTGCCCGAGGTGCCGACGAAGATCGACACCGGCACCGTTGAGGTCAATGCGCAGAACGTGGCCCAGTTCCGGACTCCCTCGCAGGGAGCCAAGGAGGAACTGGACACCAAGCACCCGGAGTGGAAGAAGCTGCTGTCAGACCGCAAGCAGGGCGAGGCCCGCGCCGATGAGGAGTACGTGTTCATCGGCATCTCCACCGGCGTCGAGTATTGGAATGCCGCGAAGGCCGGTCTGGACGATGTCGTGAAGGAGCTGGGCGTCAAGGGCACCTTCACCGGCCCGCAGGACCAGAACCCCGAGCAGCAGGCCAACACCATGGACCAGATCATCGCGCGGAGGCCGGCAGGCATCCTCATCGCCCCGGGCAACCCGCAGACCCTGATCCCCTACATCAACAAGGCCATGGAGGCCGGCATCCCGGTCATCTGCGTGGACACCGACGCGCCGGACAGCAAGCGGATCGGCTATTTCGGCACCGAGAACTACCAGGCAGGCTGCACGGGTGCCAGGATCCTGGCGAAGGCCCTGATGGCCAAAGCAGGCAAGTCCTAGACACCCACACCTTCCAGCACACTGAGGGCGGCCGGTTTCGGCCGCCCTTTTCCTTGCGCGGAGGGTACGGGGAGGAAGCGTCGGTGCCCTTGTCGAAGGCGGGGGCAGAGGACCTGTCCCCGAGCTCGTGAAGCCCGGAGCCGAGGGAACCCCCGCAGGGCGAAGACGTTCGGATTCCCTGGGACCGATGCGAGGTTGATGGATAGCATGACGTATCGGCTGCCCTGCACAGAGGAGCAGCCTGCGAAAGGAGCCCCGGCATGAGTCGATTACTTACCCTCGTCAGCCTGCCTCTCCTACTGGCCCTGGGATGCCAGGCACAGGGGATCGCGCCGCTCGTGTTGTCCAGTTGCGATAGCGCCGCCGATTGGACGGGAGGCCTTGCGGACACCAAGTACGTGAAGGAGGGCCAGGCCTCCCTGAAATGGGAGCACGGCAAGGCGGATCGGATCGGCCTCAAGAGCGTCCCGGAGGATTGGACTGCCTATGACCGGCTGTCCTTCTGGCTATACTCGGAGAAGGCCACCGGCTCGCGGTTCCTCGTGTTGCTGCCGTCGGAGAACCCCGCGTCCGAAGGCATGGACTACTACTCGGGCTCCGTCACGGTTAACTTCACGGGCTGGAAACGTATCCGGCTGTACCTGCCTCGCCTGGGCGCCTCGCGAGAGCCCCTGGGCTGGGGTCAGATTCAGGGCCTCTCATTCACCGCCAGCGGCTGGGGTAACGAACCCAACCCGGAGACCGTCGTCTGGATCGACGACGTCACACTGACCAAGGAAGGAAAGGACCGAGGTCCACGCATGACCGACGAAGAGCTGTTTGAAGGGCTGAACCTGGACTACCCGGGGCTGGAGAAGACAGCAGCGGCCTACCGTGCCGGCAATCTGGTGGCCGCCAAGCACGAGCTTGCCGAGTACTACCGTCACCGCGAGAAGCCGGTGTGGTGGTTCCCGGCCGGTCAGAAGGCTGATCCCAAGCCGGAGAACCCCGACCTCACGGGTGCCGAGAAGGTGCTCAAGCACGAGCTGCGCAGCATCGGCATCTCGTACCAGTTCGGTCCCGAGATCGACTGGAACTATGATGTGACCACGGCTCCCGGCTCCACCTATGCGCCGAACAACGAGTGGACCTGGCAGCTCAACCGGCATCCGCACTGGGCGACGCTGGCGAGGGCCTACTACAACACCGGTGACGAGCGCTATGCGCGGGAGTTCGTGGCGGAGATGACCCAGTGGGTCCGCGACTGCCCGCTTCCGGAGGACGCCGCCAACGGTGCCCGGTCGGCCTGGCGCACCATTGAGACCGGTATCCGCTCGAGTGGGGTGCTGTGGGAGTGCTTCTACCGGTTCGTGCTCTCACCGGAGATGACCGACGAGGCGCTGGTCACCTACGTGAAGTCGATCGCCGAGCACGCCCAGCACCTGATGAGCTTCCACACCGGCGGCAACTGGCTCACCATGGAGGGCAACGGGCTGTTCACTGTCGGGGTCATGCTGCCGGAGTTCAAGGCAGCCGAGCAGTGGCGACAGTCGGCCCTGGGCTGGTTGTACTCGGAGATGAACATCCAGGTCTACCCCGACGGCGTGCAGGTGGAGCTGTCGAGTGGATACCACCACGTGAGTCTGAGCAACTTCCTGGGCGCCTTCAAGATGGCCCAGTTGAACCAGGTTCCGCTTCCGGAAGACTACCTGAAGCGCCTTGAGAAGATGTATGACTTCGACGTCTATGCGGCGGCGCCTGATCGGAAGATCCCCGGCGTTCAGGACGGTGGGTACACTGATGTTCGCGGAACGCTGCGAACCGCCGCCCAGCTCTTCCCTGAGCGCAAGGACTTCCTGTGGTACGCGACCGACGGCAAGGAGGGTGAACCCCCGGCTACGACCTCCCACGTTTTCGACTACGCAGGCTACTACATCCTGCGCTCCGGCTGGGACTCGGACGCGACCTACATGCTCTTCGATGGCGGGCCCTTCGGCTACGGCCACCAGCACGAGGACAAGCTGAACATGGTGGTCCACGCTTACGGCAAGCTGCTGCTGATCGACCCGGGCAACTACCAGTATGAGCGCTCGAAGTGGCGCAGCTACTTCATCGACTCACCCTCGCACAACGTGACGCTGGTAGATGGTGAGCCGCAGCGACGGCGCGGCCAATCACGTGACAGCTATCTGACCAAGGAGCCGCTCACGAACCCCTGGGTAACGACGCCGGACTATGACTACGTTGAGGCCAGCTTCACGGACGGCTTCGGCGGCGAGGTCAAGACCGGCGTGACCCAGACCCGGCGCGTGCTCTTTGTGAAGCCTGGTTACTGGGTAGTGCTGGACACCTTCGTGGCCACGAATGGCAAGGAACACAGCTACGACACGATGTTCCACCTCGATGCGCCGGTGCTGCTGGACGCCGACAAGGTGCGGCTCTTCACCGGGAACGAAGACGCGGCCAACCTGTGCATCGCTGCGCGACCTGATGCGGGGCTGTCGCTGAAGATCTTGGAAGGCCAGGAGGACCCCGTCCAGGGATGGCTGCCCAACAGCGGTCTCCAGAGCGTTCGCAAGGCGCCCGTGGGGATCTTCACGATCAAGGGCACAG is from Armatimonadia bacterium and encodes:
- a CDS encoding ABC transporter permease → MNTKPTEPELQSAAPTPEKGGARKLLLNVAAVREVATLLIVIAVVILFHLKTLPVRPTDPTPSVFLCTSNIKAMLVGISSEAILVVGMAIVIVGGGFDISVGSVLALTGLVTVQVLKAGAPLPVGILAGLAAGGLCGLITGLLVARVGMSPLIASLGMMMAMRGLVTVHVHTFGAASSNDLPASFLQLGQAKVFDTQGFWVIVITLAWVLIGDLLLRNLRWLRQVYYIGGNEKAAALSGINVPRVRGATYVICGFAAAVAGILNSARFGTATYEAGMGLEMQVMAECVIGGASLVGGQGTILGAFLGVVLVNCIKTGLTQIGVPPDWQYVIVGTALVCFVTIDILIAKRRRGQ
- a CDS encoding substrate-binding domain-containing protein codes for the protein MHTSHKVLLTAMAAVFVMAVVLGVGGCSKPSTEPATEPGMQPPSETANEAAAPATSGAQYKICISSRPGQWNLDERERGYRETLAKEFPSITVLQTIDDETKYSVGEQKSSAIISANPDVAGFAGVNAASGPGIAAAVTAAGKAGQIKVVAMDADSAILDKIQAGVITASVAQRQYYMSYVGVKYLYGLVHGKFRKPGDASKPGLPEVPTKIDTGTVEVNAQNVAQFRTPSQGAKEELDTKHPEWKKLLSDRKQGEARADEEYVFIGISTGVEYWNAAKAGLDDVVKELGVKGTFTGPQDQNPEQQANTMDQIIARRPAGILIAPGNPQTLIPYINKAMEAGIPVICVDTDAPDSKRIGYFGTENYQAGCTGARILAKALMAKAGKS
- a CDS encoding heparinase II/III family protein — protein: MSRLLTLVSLPLLLALGCQAQGIAPLVLSSCDSAADWTGGLADTKYVKEGQASLKWEHGKADRIGLKSVPEDWTAYDRLSFWLYSEKATGSRFLVLLPSENPASEGMDYYSGSVTVNFTGWKRIRLYLPRLGASREPLGWGQIQGLSFTASGWGNEPNPETVVWIDDVTLTKEGKDRGPRMTDEELFEGLNLDYPGLEKTAAAYRAGNLVAAKHELAEYYRHREKPVWWFPAGQKADPKPENPDLTGAEKVLKHELRSIGISYQFGPEIDWNYDVTTAPGSTYAPNNEWTWQLNRHPHWATLARAYYNTGDERYAREFVAEMTQWVRDCPLPEDAANGARSAWRTIETGIRSSGVLWECFYRFVLSPEMTDEALVTYVKSIAEHAQHLMSFHTGGNWLTMEGNGLFTVGVMLPEFKAAEQWRQSALGWLYSEMNIQVYPDGVQVELSSGYHHVSLSNFLGAFKMAQLNQVPLPEDYLKRLEKMYDFDVYAAAPDRKIPGVQDGGYTDVRGTLRTAAQLFPERKDFLWYATDGKEGEPPATTSHVFDYAGYYILRSGWDSDATYMLFDGGPFGYGHQHEDKLNMVVHAYGKLLLIDPGNYQYERSKWRSYFIDSPSHNVTLVDGEPQRRRGQSRDSYLTKEPLTNPWVTTPDYDYVEASFTDGFGGEVKTGVTQTRRVLFVKPGYWVVLDTFVATNGKEHSYDTMFHLDAPVLLDADKVRLFTGNEDAANLCIAARPDAGLSLKILEGQEDPVQGWLPNSGLQSVRKAPVGIFTIKGTGTTHVLYALVPAKAGQADLVASVEALGTAGLGARIRFTDGSESQVVFAESGPAKLQIGDATATARALLLEKHADGTAGRTIIAAP